A single Filimonas effusa DNA region contains:
- a CDS encoding tetratricopeptide repeat protein, whose translation MSDKHVPQVESSDALLRTQAFWTRYQKPITGVLVAAVVVVGGYFGYKQFVVKPKEEKANEAIYHAQEFFATDSLRKALDGDGSSKGFLYVIKNYGGTKAANLAKYYAGVSYLRLADFNNAVKYLKDFSTDAPQIQMMAYGCLGDAYSELKDKQSDAISAYKKAAGTFEDDEANASEYLFRAALLSEVNGKTSEALELYKQLKEKYPRTDKGFQADKYIYRLSIEKNDFSVK comes from the coding sequence ATGTCTGATAAGCATGTACCTCAGGTAGAATCAAGCGATGCTTTGCTGCGCACCCAGGCTTTCTGGACCCGCTATCAAAAACCTATTACAGGTGTACTCGTTGCAGCTGTTGTAGTGGTAGGCGGTTATTTTGGCTACAAACAATTTGTGGTAAAACCCAAAGAAGAGAAAGCCAATGAAGCCATTTATCATGCCCAGGAATTCTTTGCAACCGATTCTTTACGCAAAGCCCTGGACGGCGACGGTTCCAGCAAAGGCTTCTTATATGTTATCAAAAACTACGGCGGCACCAAAGCAGCTAACCTGGCTAAGTATTATGCCGGCGTGAGCTATTTACGCCTCGCCGATTTCAATAACGCCGTGAAATATCTGAAGGACTTCAGCACCGACGCTCCCCAGATCCAGATGATGGCCTATGGCTGCCTCGGCGACGCTTACAGCGAACTGAAGGATAAACAGTCCGACGCTATCTCCGCTTACAAAAAAGCAGCAGGCACTTTTGAAGACGACGAAGCCAACGCTTCCGAATATCTTTTCCGCGCCGCCTTATTAAGCGAAGTCAACGGTAAAACTTCTGAAGCGCTTGAATTGTACAAGCAGCTCAAAGAAAAATACCCCAGAACGGACAAAGGTTTCCAGGCCGATAAAT